Proteins from one Streptomyces sp. NBC_00390 genomic window:
- a CDS encoding winged helix-turn-helix transcriptional regulator codes for MPRLTRRRSYDQYCAAARALDAVGDRWTLLIVRELLAGPRRYTDLHADLPGVSTDVLASRLKDMERDGLATRRKLPPPSAAIVYELTVRGRQLLPVLTALAGWGAPELAERRPTDAVRAHWFAIPLVRALAGPADRSGVVEVRLDEGVFHVRLGGGGPDYGDGPASRPDACLTLDADTCTALGRGELTLADGVRTGRITVQGDTAFLGV; via the coding sequence ATGCCACGCCTGACGCGCCGCCGAAGCTATGACCAGTACTGCGCCGCCGCCCGCGCGCTCGACGCCGTCGGAGACCGGTGGACCCTGCTGATCGTCCGCGAGCTGCTGGCGGGCCCCCGTCGCTACACCGACCTGCACGCGGACCTGCCGGGCGTCAGCACGGACGTCCTGGCCTCCCGGCTCAAGGACATGGAACGGGACGGACTGGCCACGCGCCGCAAGCTCCCGCCGCCCTCCGCCGCGATCGTGTACGAACTGACCGTGCGGGGACGGCAGTTGCTTCCCGTGCTCACCGCCCTGGCCGGCTGGGGAGCGCCCGAGCTGGCCGAACGCCGGCCCACCGACGCGGTACGCGCGCACTGGTTCGCGATCCCGCTGGTGCGCGCGCTCGCCGGGCCGGCGGACCGTTCGGGGGTGGTGGAGGTGCGGCTGGACGAAGGTGTCTTCCACGTACGACTGGGAGGCGGCGGACCTGACTACGGAGACGGTCCCGCCAGCCGGCCGGACGCGTGCCTGACCCTGGACGCGGACACCTGTACCGCGCTCGGCAGAGGCGAGTTGACGCTGGCGGACGGCGTACGGACCGGGCGGATCACGGTGCAAGGGGACACGGCGTTCCTCGGCGTATGA
- a CDS encoding uridine kinase: protein MRLEAITWERLTEALAARILRTRAADGSPWLRIGIDGAPAARPEELARPLAEALRLRGRGVLVAGTDGFLKPASLRYEHGREDPDTYYSGWFDTGALWREVFGPLEPGGTGQALPDLWDPATDRATRSAPVELPPGGVLLLHGPFLLGHWFPFDLTVHLRLSPAALERRTDQRERWTLPAFARYEDETGPGDAADVLVRADDPRHPAWGGLH, encoded by the coding sequence GTGCGACTCGAAGCGATCACCTGGGAGCGGCTGACCGAAGCACTCGCGGCCCGGATCCTTCGGACCCGGGCCGCGGACGGCAGCCCGTGGCTGCGCATCGGCATCGACGGCGCCCCCGCGGCACGGCCCGAAGAACTCGCCCGTCCGCTCGCCGAGGCCCTGCGGCTGCGCGGGCGCGGCGTGCTGGTGGCCGGCACGGACGGGTTTCTCAAGCCCGCGTCGCTGCGGTACGAGCACGGGCGCGAGGACCCCGACACGTACTACAGCGGCTGGTTCGACACCGGCGCGCTGTGGCGGGAGGTCTTCGGACCCCTGGAGCCGGGCGGCACCGGGCAGGCGCTGCCCGATCTGTGGGACCCGGCGACCGACCGGGCGACTCGTTCGGCGCCCGTCGAACTCCCGCCCGGGGGAGTGCTGTTGCTGCACGGCCCGTTTCTGCTCGGGCACTGGTTCCCGTTCGACCTGACCGTGCATCTGCGCCTGTCACCGGCCGCGCTGGAGCGCCGCACGGACCAGCGGGAACGCTGGACGCTCCCGGCGTTCGCCCGCTACGAGGACGAGACCGGTCCCGGGGACGCCGCGGACGTACTCGTACGGGCCGACGACCCCCGCCACCCGGCGTGGGGCGGCCTGCACTGA
- a CDS encoding carbohydrate kinase family protein — protein MTGGGLLVLGDVVTDVVARHRTPLARGTDTTARIRVLPGGAGANVACWAARRACGEVRLLARVGAADLPWHAEQLRAAGVHPYLVPDQEVPTATVIALVDATAERTFLTDSGAVLHLAAGDFSASMLDGVGALHVSGYLLFSGTSRAAARLAIDSARERNIPVSVDPASAGFIAALGAEHMLSALDGADVLLPNADEARQLTGLPDTAAAAAALSRRVPLAVVTLGAHGALVAEAGRVTARVAPHAAEAVDSTGAGDAFTGAFLAARLSGADAPTAADEGCRAGALAVTLTGGRP, from the coding sequence ATGACGGGCGGCGGACTGCTCGTCCTCGGGGACGTCGTCACCGATGTCGTGGCGCGCCACCGCACTCCGCTCGCGCGGGGCACGGACACGACGGCACGAATCCGTGTCCTGCCCGGCGGCGCCGGTGCCAACGTGGCCTGCTGGGCGGCCCGTCGGGCCTGCGGGGAGGTCCGGCTGCTCGCCAGGGTCGGCGCTGCCGATCTGCCGTGGCACGCGGAGCAGCTGCGAGCGGCCGGGGTGCACCCGTATCTCGTGCCCGATCAGGAGGTGCCCACCGCCACCGTCATCGCGCTCGTCGACGCGACGGCCGAGCGCACGTTTCTCACCGACAGCGGTGCGGTGCTGCACCTTGCCGCAGGGGACTTCTCGGCATCGATGCTGGACGGGGTCGGCGCCCTGCATGTGTCGGGCTACCTCCTCTTCTCCGGCACCAGCCGGGCCGCTGCCCGCCTGGCGATCGACTCGGCGCGGGAGAGGAACATCCCGGTGAGCGTCGACCCGGCCTCGGCGGGCTTCATCGCCGCGCTGGGTGCGGAGCACATGCTGTCGGCCCTCGACGGCGCGGATGTCCTCCTCCCCAACGCGGACGAGGCCCGGCAGCTCACCGGGCTGCCCGATACGGCGGCCGCGGCGGCCGCACTCAGCCGCCGTGTCCCGCTGGCCGTCGTCACGCTGGGCGCCCACGGGGCACTGGTCGCGGAGGCGGGCCGGGTGACGGCCCGCGTCGCGCCGCACGCGGCCGAGGCGGTGGACAGCACCGGTGCAGGCGACGCGTTCACGGGAGCGTTTCTCGCGGCCCGCCTCTCGGGGGCGGACGCCCCGACGGCCGCGGACGAGGGCTGCCGGGCGGGGGCCCTGGCCGTCACACTGACCGGCGGCCGGCCCTGA
- a CDS encoding pseudouridine-5'-phosphate glycosidase, producing MLLTHVTDEVQQALDAQRPVVALESTIIAHGLPRPRNLAVAEELEGLVRDAGAVPATTAVLDGMAHVGLDKDQLERIAGDDSIRKLGHRDLAPALAAGASGATTVSATAFLADRAGIRVFATGGLGGVHRGWTETQDESADLRLLARIGITVVCAGVKSILDVPATLQRLETLGVGVIGYGTEQFPGFYLTSAGEPVDWVVHTPEEVAAVMHAKDALGAPHSSLIVANPVPVRDQLDPALHDRVLARALGEAHETGVTGQAVTPFLLERLMRYTEGASLEANLAAVRGNVRLAARIAAAYA from the coding sequence ATGCTGCTGACCCATGTGACCGACGAAGTCCAACAAGCCCTGGACGCACAGCGCCCGGTCGTCGCCCTGGAGTCGACGATCATCGCGCACGGACTGCCCCGCCCCCGCAATCTCGCCGTCGCCGAGGAGCTCGAGGGGCTGGTCCGGGACGCGGGCGCCGTCCCCGCCACCACCGCCGTACTGGACGGAATGGCCCATGTCGGCCTGGACAAGGACCAGCTGGAGCGGATCGCCGGGGACGACTCCATACGCAAGCTCGGTCACCGGGACCTCGCGCCCGCGCTCGCGGCAGGTGCGAGCGGGGCGACGACGGTGTCGGCGACGGCGTTCCTGGCGGACCGTGCCGGGATCCGGGTCTTCGCCACCGGAGGGCTCGGCGGTGTGCACCGGGGCTGGACCGAGACACAGGACGAGTCGGCGGACCTGCGGCTGCTCGCCAGGATCGGCATCACCGTGGTCTGTGCCGGGGTCAAGTCGATCCTCGACGTCCCCGCCACGCTCCAGCGGCTCGAAACCCTGGGTGTGGGCGTGATCGGGTACGGCACGGAGCAGTTCCCCGGTTTCTACCTGACGTCCGCGGGTGAACCGGTCGACTGGGTCGTGCATACGCCCGAGGAGGTGGCCGCGGTGATGCACGCGAAGGACGCGCTCGGCGCACCGCACTCCTCCCTGATCGTGGCCAACCCGGTGCCGGTGCGGGACCAGTTGGACCCGGCACTGCACGATCGCGTACTCGCCCGGGCCCTCGGCGAAGCACACGAGACGGGCGTCACGGGCCAGGCGGTCACTCCGTTCCTCCTCGAGAGGCTGATGCGGTACACCGAAGGCGCCTCGCTGGAGGCCAATCTCGCCGCGGTGCGCGGCAATGTCCGGCTCGCGGCACGGATCGCAGCGGCGTACGCATGA